One window of the Pseudomonas sp. S04 genome contains the following:
- a CDS encoding LysR substrate-binding domain-containing protein — protein sequence MDSLGSISVFVQVADVRSFTEAGRVLGISSSAVGKSIARLEERLTVRLFHRSTRSITLTAEGALYLERCRRILAEVEAAEFELCSAASAPKGKLRISVPQVHSLVMPVLTEFMQRYPEIELDIDLTDRMVDVVEEGFDAVVRTGNPKDSRLMARALGRFRQVLVGTPEYFAEHGTPHVPQDLATHGCLRHTFHASGKLEPWPLHGEEDGSDPVLTTRFISTSIEALFHVVQQGLGIACLPDFMVREAVAQGRLVRVLDAHLEHQGTFWILWPSSRYAAAKVRVFIDHLGARLFPLNDGQ from the coding sequence ATGGATAGCCTGGGCAGTATCTCGGTGTTTGTGCAGGTCGCCGATGTTCGCAGCTTCACTGAAGCGGGGCGGGTACTGGGGATTTCGTCATCGGCGGTGGGCAAAAGCATCGCCCGCCTCGAAGAGCGGCTGACGGTACGCCTGTTTCATCGCAGCACCCGCAGCATCACCCTGACCGCCGAAGGCGCGTTGTACCTGGAGCGCTGCCGGCGCATCCTGGCGGAAGTCGAGGCGGCCGAGTTCGAGTTGTGCAGCGCCGCCAGCGCGCCGAAGGGCAAGCTCCGTATCAGCGTGCCCCAGGTGCACAGCCTGGTGATGCCGGTGCTTACCGAATTCATGCAGCGCTACCCCGAGATCGAACTCGACATCGACCTCACGGACCGCATGGTGGACGTGGTCGAGGAGGGCTTCGACGCGGTGGTGCGCACCGGCAATCCCAAGGATTCACGCCTGATGGCCCGGGCCCTGGGGCGGTTTCGCCAGGTGCTGGTCGGTACGCCGGAGTACTTTGCCGAGCATGGCACCCCGCATGTGCCCCAGGACCTGGCGACCCATGGCTGCCTGCGCCATACCTTTCATGCCAGCGGCAAACTCGAACCCTGGCCGTTGCACGGCGAGGAAGATGGCAGCGACCCGGTATTGACCACCCGCTTCATCAGCACCTCCATCGAAGCCTTGTTCCACGTCGTGCAGCAAGGCCTGGGGATTGCCTGCCTGCCGGACTTCATGGTGCGCGAGGCGGTGGCGCAGGGGCGTTTGGTGCGCGTGCTGGACGCGCACCTGGAACACCAGGGCACTTTCTGGATCCTCTGGCCGTCCAGCCGTTATGCGGCCGCCAAGGTCCGGGTGTTCATCGATCACCTGGGTGCGCGACTTTTTCCGCTAAACGATGGTCAGTAG